In Prunus dulcis chromosome 1, ALMONDv2, whole genome shotgun sequence, the following are encoded in one genomic region:
- the LOC117614248 gene encoding uncharacterized protein LOC117614248 produces the protein MAGEVGGAGGESGTSSPKSRVKFLCSHGGKILPRPADGQLKYVGGETRVVSLSRDISFSELMKKLSSLFDGDIVLKYQLMTEDLDALVSVKSNEDLKHMLDEYNRLENEGSSRLRTFLFPSKPIMIENQTAALEHQMMEQRYIDAINGVVRLWPKMQPQQPPQQQQQMILAPNMIIGSSPMASMSISSACSSPKSASQEQQLLSAEMSMPAHRITVSPPMQKVHSSPSICSSSFNIQQTYQNHAQGRHPYLNNLQHHHANQSSFSARAHHRGIRTPPPLLSPGRLSPGRSESGTGRSSLMGTTSTAHVQNHYNNNHHHHHAASGNSSPRSMSSHHRVSGGGGGYYSKCCYHDECPPYACNRAESLPRSPR, from the exons ATGGCGGGTGAAGTTGGCGGTGCTGGTGGTGAAAGCGGCACGTCGTCACCCAAGAGCAGGGTTAAGTTCTTGTGCAGCCATGGTGGGAAAATCCTTCCCAGACCCGCCGACGGCCAACTCAAGTACGTCGGCGGCGAGACTCGCGTCGTCTCCTTGTCCCGCGACATTTCCTTCTCCG AGTTGATGAAGAAGCTGAGCTCGTTGTTTGATGGGGACATAGTGTTGAAGTACCAGCTAATGACAGAAGACCTGGACGCCTTGGTCTCCGTGAAAAGCAACGAAGATCTAAAGCACATGCTGGACGAATACAATAGGCTTGAGAACGAAGGGAGCTCGAGGCTAAGAACCTTTTTGTTCCCCTCAAAGCCGATCATGATCGAGAACCAAACGGCGGCGTTGGAACACCAAATGATGGAGCAGCGTTACATCGACGCCATCAATGGCGTCGTCCGGTTGTGGCCAAAGATGCAACCCCAGCAGCCAccgcagcagcagcagcagatgaTTCTCGCTCCTAACATGATCATTGGAAGTAGCCCCATGGCCAGCATGAGTATATCCTCAGCATGTTCGTCTCCGAAATCAGCGTCCCAGGAACAACAGTTGTTGTCGGCGGAAATGAGCATGCCGGCTCATAGGATCACGGTGTCGCCTCCGATGCAGAAAGTGCATAGCTCTCCTAGTATTTGCAGCAGCAGCTTTAATATTCAACAGACGTACCAAAACCATGCCCAGGGGCGTCACCCTTACCTTAATAATTTGCAGCACCATCATGCCAACCAATCTTCATTTAGTGCAAGAGCACACCACAGAGGGATTAGGACTCCGCCGCCTTTGTTGTCACCGGGTAGGTTGTCGCCGGGTAGGTCTGAGTCCGGGACTGGGAGGAGCTCGTTGATGGGTACAACTAGTACTGCCCACGTCCAAAACCATTACAacaacaaccaccaccaccaccacgcTGCTAGTGGTAATAGTAGTCCTAGATCAATGTCATCTCACCACCGAGTAAGTGGAGGCGGCGGAGGGTATTATAGTAAGTGCTGCTATCACGACGAATGTCCACCCTATGCTTGTAACAGGGCTGAGAGTCTTCCTCGAA